The Macaca nemestrina isolate mMacNem1 chromosome 12, mMacNem.hap1, whole genome shotgun sequence genome contains a region encoding:
- the LOC105464613 gene encoding membrane-spanning 4-domains subfamily A member 3, which produces MASHVVDNAELGSASAHGTPGSEAGPHQLNNSVYQPIDGSQDYQKGKLQVLGAIQILNAAMILALGVFLGSLQYLFHLQRHLFFFTFYTGYPFWGAAFFCSSGTLSVVAGRKHTRTWIRKSFEMNIASATIAVVGIAFLSVNLAVNIQLLNICQSSTSPDLCNYMGSTSNGMVSLLLILTSLELCITISTFAMLCKANCCNSRVDISSPPNSVESRMPPYENNSESMNIGP; this is translated from the exons ATGGCCTCCCACGTAGTCGATAATGCAGAACTGGGGTCAGCCTCTGCCCACGGTACCCCAGGCAGTGAGGCGGGACCACACCAGCTGAATAATTCTGTCTACCAGCCCATTGATGGATCACAAGATTAtcagaaaggaaaattacaagTTCTTGGG GCCATCCAGATCCTGAATGCAGCAATGATTCTGGCTTTGGGTGTCTTTCTGGGTTCCTTGCAATACCTGTTCCACCTCCAAAGGCACTTATTTTTCTTCACCTTCTACACAGGCTACCCATTTTGGGGTGCTGCGTTT TTTTGTAGTTCAGGAACCTTGTCTGTTGTAGCAGGGAGAAAACACACAAGAACATGG atACGAAAGAGTTTTGAAATGAACATTGCCAGTGCTACAATTGCAGTAGTGGGGATTGCTTTTCTCTCAGTAAATTTAGCAGTTAATATCCAGTTATTAAACATTTGTCAGTCTTCAACGTCACCGGACCTATGCAATTACATGGGCTCCACATCAAAt GGCATGGTGTCTCTACTGCTGATTCTCACCTCGCTGGAATTGTGCATAACCATCTCTACCTTCGCCATGTTGTGCAAAGCAAACTGCTGTAATTCAAGAGTG gaCATTTCCTCACCTCCCAATTCTGTGGAATCAAGAATGCCTCCTTATGAAAATAATTCTGAGAGCATGAATATTGGACCTTAA